In the Rhodopirellula bahusiensis genome, one interval contains:
- a CDS encoding PD-(D/E)XK nuclease domain-containing protein, with product MMFERDVQDAFHATLRLFFDDVRAEPWTPPYDVRGCCFNINPALFTKNLLNRETIA from the coding sequence ATGATGTTTGAGCGCGACGTTCAAGATGCATTCCATGCAACCTTGCGACTGTTCTTTGACGACGTGCGTGCTGAGCCCTGGACGCCACCATACGACGTTCGAGGGTGCTGTTTCAACATTAACCCCGCATTATTCACCAAGAACTTGTTGAATAGAGAAACCATCGCGTGA
- a CDS encoding IS630 family transposase → MNNRNIQYWVIPPQCDAEFAASMEDVLETYEKTYDPSRPVLCMDEQPVQLIKDVKAPVEATAEHPKRVDYEYERAGVANIFMFTEPLAGWRQAFARQTKTKVDWALLMAELLEGRYADCEKVTLVCDNLNTHTRGAFYEVFEPARARSLVKRINWCYTPKHGSWLNIAENELSSITRQCVGGRRIGSIEELSAEIAAWSTHINDKQRGVDWQMKIDDARIKLRSVYPKIRV, encoded by the coding sequence ATGAACAACCGCAACATCCAGTACTGGGTGATCCCGCCACAGTGCGATGCGGAATTCGCCGCGAGCATGGAAGACGTCCTGGAAACCTATGAAAAAACCTACGATCCGAGCCGCCCGGTCCTCTGCATGGACGAGCAACCGGTCCAGTTGATCAAAGACGTGAAGGCTCCTGTCGAGGCGACCGCCGAACATCCCAAGCGAGTCGACTATGAATACGAACGTGCTGGGGTGGCGAACATCTTTATGTTCACCGAACCGTTGGCCGGTTGGCGGCAGGCATTCGCTCGGCAGACGAAGACCAAGGTGGACTGGGCTTTGCTGATGGCGGAATTGCTTGAAGGTCGCTACGCCGACTGCGAGAAGGTAACGCTGGTGTGCGACAACCTAAACACCCACACTCGGGGAGCGTTTTATGAAGTGTTCGAACCGGCTCGCGCACGCTCATTGGTCAAGCGGATCAACTGGTGCTACACGCCCAAGCACGGAAGTTGGCTTAACATTGCCGAGAACGAATTGAGCAGCATCACGCGACAGTGCGTCGGTGGCCGCCGCATCGGAAGCATCGAGGAGTTGTCAGCCGAAATCGCGGCTTGGTCGACGCACATCAACGACAAGCAACGAGGCGTCGACTGGCAGATGAAGATCGACGACGCTCGAATCAAACTGAGATCGGTCTATCCTAAAATTAGAGTTTGA